A stretch of Clostridia bacterium DNA encodes these proteins:
- the rplU gene encoding 50S ribosomal protein L21 produces the protein MYAVIQNGGKQFKVSEGDVVRMERIDADVDSVIEAEQVLMIADGSDLKVGKPVVEGAKVTLKVTGHGKGVKVKIFKYKPKTGYRKRQGHRQPYTEVVVEKIEA, from the coding sequence ATGTACGCAGTAATTCAAAATGGTGGAAAACAGTTCAAAGTTTCTGAAGGCGATGTAGTGAGAATGGAAAGAATTGATGCCGATGTCGATAGTGTTATCGAAGCGGAGCAAGTTCTCATGATTGCTGATGGCAGTGATTTAAAGGTTGGTAAACCGGTTGTAGAAGGCGCTAAAGTTACTCTTAAAGTAACAGGCCACGGCAAAGGTGTTAAAGTTAAGATTTTTAAATACAAACCGAAGACAGGCTATCGTAAGAGACAAGGCCATCGTCAACCTTACACTGAAGTAGTAGTAGAAAAAATCGAGGCCTAA
- a CDS encoding ribosomal-processing cysteine protease Prp, translating to MIHIVFIRQDQRYSLIEVSGHAGYEDSGKDIVCAGISALLGGMLNGLEFFLGDEFVYQVDPEGHAKVVLAGTMSDKLYEKAYTIIKTFELGVRMVHQDYPDYVIIHKEEVDRDD from the coding sequence ATGATTCATATCGTTTTTATAAGACAAGACCAGCGTTATAGCCTTATCGAAGTATCCGGACATGCTGGATATGAAGATAGTGGCAAAGATATAGTATGTGCCGGAATTTCTGCATTGCTTGGCGGAATGCTGAACGGCTTGGAGTTTTTCCTGGGGGATGAATTTGTCTATCAAGTTGACCCAGAGGGACATGCGAAAGTTGTTTTAGCTGGTACAATGTCAGATAAGCTTTATGAAAAAGCCTACACGATTATTAAGACATTTGAATTAGGGGTAAGAATGGTTCATCAAGATTATCCCGATTATGTGATAATCCACAAAGAGGAGGTGGACAGAGATGATTAG
- the rpmA gene encoding 50S ribosomal protein L27 → MIRIDLQLFAHKKGQGSSRNGRDSESKRLGLKKHDGMVVKAGNIITRQRGTKIHPGNNVGIGKDDTLFALIDGTLRFERKGKTRKQASVYAVEA, encoded by the coding sequence ATGATTAGAATAGATCTTCAATTATTTGCCCACAAAAAAGGGCAAGGAAGCTCGAGAAACGGAAGAGATTCTGAATCGAAACGTTTGGGACTTAAAAAACACGACGGCATGGTTGTGAAAGCTGGAAACATTATTACACGTCAGAGAGGAACTAAGATTCATCCTGGCAACAATGTTGGAATCGGCAAAGATGACACTTTGTTTGCATTAATCGACGGTACTTTACGATTCGAGAGAAAAGGCAAAACAAGAAAGCAAGCTAGTGTATATGCCGTAGAAGCGTAG
- the obgE gene encoding GTPase ObgE, with protein sequence MFFDRVKINVKAGNGGDGCISFRREKYVDMGGPNGGDGGDGGSIYLEVDESLRTLVDFKYKRHVKGARGVHGRGSNMHGKNSEPIVLKVPPGTLVKDEESGVVLADLTQHGQRILVAKGGRGGRGNARFMTNKNKAPRVVENGEPGEEKWIELELKLLADVGLAGYPNAGKSTLISSISGAKPKIADYPFTTLTPNLGVIELGEQSFVMADIPGLIQGAHLGAGLGHDFLKHLERTRLIVHVVDVGTEVEGLIRDPYEEWVQINDELRKYSENFLGKYHVVVASKMDLPGAEDRLEIFRNKLPNEVEVFPISAVTKQGTKELCYRLAELLEEIEEPILQELTDYKLTVAKEDEKFQIHRDSAGTYVVEGKEITKKFIMNRMDSDEALMHFHRILVAMGVIKALKKKGIQPGDTVRIMDMEFDFVE encoded by the coding sequence ATGTTTTTTGACCGAGTGAAAATTAATGTTAAGGCGGGGAATGGCGGCGATGGCTGCATCTCTTTCCGTCGTGAAAAATATGTAGATATGGGTGGACCCAATGGTGGAGACGGCGGGGATGGAGGCAGCATCTACCTGGAGGTGGATGAGTCGCTGAGAACCTTGGTGGACTTTAAGTATAAACGCCATGTTAAGGGTGCACGCGGTGTACACGGCAGAGGCTCTAACATGCACGGAAAAAACTCCGAACCCATTGTTCTTAAGGTACCACCAGGTACTTTGGTGAAGGACGAAGAAAGTGGCGTTGTTTTAGCTGATTTAACCCAACATGGTCAAAGAATTCTAGTGGCTAAGGGTGGACGTGGCGGTCGTGGTAATGCACGCTTCATGACCAATAAGAACAAGGCACCAAGAGTTGTGGAAAACGGAGAGCCTGGTGAAGAAAAATGGATTGAACTAGAGCTTAAACTACTGGCGGATGTCGGTCTAGCAGGTTACCCTAATGCAGGGAAGTCGACCCTTATTTCATCCATATCCGGTGCAAAGCCAAAAATAGCAGATTATCCATTTACAACGCTGACCCCCAACCTAGGTGTGATAGAATTAGGGGAACAAAGTTTTGTTATGGCTGACATTCCGGGACTCATACAAGGTGCGCACCTAGGAGCAGGTCTGGGCCATGATTTTCTAAAACATCTTGAGCGAACCAGATTGATTGTTCACGTTGTAGATGTGGGTACCGAAGTAGAGGGCTTAATCCGTGATCCATATGAAGAATGGGTGCAGATTAATGATGAACTAAGAAAATATAGTGAGAACTTTTTGGGTAAGTATCACGTCGTGGTGGCTAGCAAGATGGATCTGCCTGGGGCTGAGGATAGACTAGAAATATTCCGCAATAAGCTACCAAATGAGGTTGAGGTATTCCCGATTTCCGCTGTAACGAAACAAGGAACAAAAGAACTTTGTTATCGACTAGCAGAATTGCTAGAAGAAATAGAAGAACCGATTTTGCAAGAGCTAACCGATTACAAGTTGACTGTTGCCAAAGAAGATGAAAAATTCCAGATCCACCGTGATAGTGCAGGAACCTATGTTGTGGAGGGTAAGGAAATTACTAAGAAATTCATCATGAACCGGATGGATAGTGACGAAGCTCTGATGCATTTCCATAGAATTCTAGTTGCTATGGGTGTTATTAAAGCACTGAAAAAGAAAGGCATTCAGCCTGGAGATACAGTAAGAATCATGGATATGGAATTCGATTTTGTCGAATAG
- a CDS encoding YhbY family RNA-binding protein, protein MLTGKQKRYLRSQGSLLKPTVSIGKEGLTQQVISECNRQLIANELVKVRVQKNYFGEIKEAAAELEKQTGSFLAGAAGRNFLLYLENKDKKLYDLP, encoded by the coding sequence ATGTTAACAGGAAAACAAAAAAGATATTTGCGTTCTCAGGGAAGCCTACTAAAACCAACAGTTTCAATTGGAAAAGAAGGTTTAACACAACAGGTGATTAGTGAATGCAATCGGCAGCTTATCGCAAATGAGCTAGTGAAGGTACGCGTACAAAAGAATTATTTTGGTGAAATTAAAGAGGCAGCAGCTGAATTGGAAAAACAGACAGGTAGTTTTTTGGCAGGTGCTGCTGGACGAAATTTCCTTCTCTATTTAGAAAACAAAGACAAGAAGCTTTACGACTTACCATAA
- the proB gene encoding glutamate 5-kinase, whose protein sequence is MTRSEQCQRVERVVVKVGTSTLTHPTGEMNLFRLETLVRELADLKNRGVEVILVTSGAVGAGIGKLGGAKPSTMPEKQAMAAIGQGALLHMYEKFFAEYGKTVGQILLTKEDLADRGRYLNARNTLFALLSYGAIPIINENDTVTVDEIKFGDNDTLAALVATLIDADLLILLSDIEGLYSENPKKNPAATLIKEVTEIDEGIFSLADGAGSEFASGGMQTKISAAKIATLAGIPMIIASGEHTGEIKRILDGEECGTFFRSSHLKVKTRKCWLAWSAMAKGIIFVDEGAFNAISKSGKSLLPIGITAVSGRFDVGSVVSLKNHLGKEFAKGIVNYSSMDLEKIKGKRTYEIKNILGDKDYDAVVHRDNLSLN, encoded by the coding sequence ATGACTAGAAGTGAGCAATGTCAAAGGGTAGAGCGTGTGGTGGTCAAGGTAGGAACTTCGACGCTGACTCATCCGACCGGGGAGATGAACTTGTTTCGATTGGAAACACTGGTTCGCGAACTGGCTGATTTGAAAAACCGTGGTGTGGAAGTAATACTGGTGACATCTGGAGCTGTGGGAGCTGGTATAGGCAAGCTTGGTGGTGCCAAGCCATCTACTATGCCAGAAAAGCAGGCCATGGCAGCAATTGGCCAAGGCGCCCTACTACACATGTATGAGAAATTTTTTGCAGAATATGGAAAAACTGTAGGACAAATTCTTTTGACCAAAGAAGACTTAGCAGATCGAGGAAGGTATTTAAATGCCCGGAATACTCTTTTTGCTTTGTTGTCGTATGGGGCCATTCCTATCATTAATGAGAATGATACCGTTACAGTGGATGAGATTAAGTTCGGAGATAACGATACCTTGGCGGCCTTGGTTGCAACCTTAATTGATGCAGACCTTCTGATTTTATTATCAGATATAGAAGGACTATATTCCGAAAATCCTAAAAAGAATCCTGCTGCTACCTTGATTAAGGAAGTTACTGAAATTGATGAAGGTATTTTTTCCTTAGCAGACGGCGCTGGTTCAGAATTTGCAAGTGGTGGCATGCAAACCAAAATTAGTGCGGCTAAAATAGCCACACTTGCGGGAATACCTATGATTATTGCTAGTGGAGAACATACTGGTGAGATCAAACGTATTTTGGATGGCGAGGAATGTGGTACATTTTTCAGAAGTAGCCACTTGAAGGTTAAGACGCGTAAGTGTTGGTTGGCATGGAGCGCCATGGCCAAAGGGATTATTTTTGTGGATGAAGGTGCTTTTAATGCCATTTCAAAATCAGGAAAAAGCTTACTTCCCATTGGGATAACTGCAGTTTCGGGTAGATTTGATGTTGGAAGTGTAGTATCACTCAAGAACCATCTGGGCAAAGAATTTGCGAAGGGGATTGTCAATTATTCTTCTATGGATTTAGAAAAGATAAAAGGCAAACGTACCTACGAAATAAAAAACATACTAGGTGATAAGGATTATGATGCCGTGGTACATAGAGATAATCTATCACTAAACTAG
- a CDS encoding glutamate-5-semialdehyde dehydrogenase, which produces MLKEEIYAQGKQAKQAARILAGLSVTKKDQALLAMADALIVNQDRIITENQKDLDAGDKSGLSKALMDRLMLSPARIEAMAEGLRKLVMLDDPVGKTEMMFKRPNGLEIGKIRVPLGTVGMIYEARPNVTVDAAGLCIKSGNAVILRGGSTAFHSNVVLSNIIATAAVNAGLPENSIQLIQTIDREAVNILCTMNEYLDVLIPRGGAGLIQNIVNNSTVPVIETGTGICHAYVDAEADLQMAVDIVNNGKSQRPGVCNALETVLVHKDVAEQFYPMLEKAFKENNVLIRACKESQKYLKNSEVATEEDYATEYLDYIITAKVVNDLDEAMDHITQYGTHHSDVIITKSYDQARRFLAGIDSAAVYVNASTRFTDGEMFGFGAEIGISTQKLHARGPMGLNELTTYKYVIYGNGQIRG; this is translated from the coding sequence ATGCTAAAAGAAGAAATCTACGCACAAGGGAAACAAGCCAAACAGGCAGCTAGAATTTTGGCTGGACTCTCAGTTACTAAGAAAGATCAGGCATTGCTGGCGATGGCGGATGCATTGATTGTCAACCAAGATAGAATTATTACTGAAAATCAGAAGGACCTAGATGCTGGTGATAAAAGTGGCCTTAGTAAGGCTTTAATGGATCGTTTGATGCTAAGCCCGGCCCGCATAGAAGCCATGGCAGAAGGACTAAGAAAACTGGTCATGTTGGATGATCCAGTGGGAAAAACGGAGATGATGTTCAAACGGCCCAATGGACTCGAGATTGGAAAGATTCGTGTTCCTTTAGGTACGGTCGGTATGATTTATGAAGCAAGACCCAATGTTACTGTAGATGCGGCAGGATTGTGTATTAAAAGCGGAAATGCGGTTATACTGCGAGGTGGTTCTACAGCCTTTCATTCAAATGTCGTTTTGAGTAATATCATTGCAACTGCTGCCGTGAATGCTGGCCTGCCGGAAAATTCGATTCAACTGATTCAGACAATAGACCGTGAAGCGGTGAATATCCTTTGCACCATGAATGAATATCTGGATGTGCTAATTCCAAGGGGTGGTGCTGGTTTAATTCAAAATATTGTGAATAATTCAACAGTACCAGTCATTGAAACGGGTACAGGCATTTGCCATGCCTATGTTGATGCAGAAGCAGACCTGCAGATGGCAGTAGATATAGTGAATAATGGCAAAAGCCAACGACCTGGTGTTTGCAATGCATTGGAAACTGTTTTGGTTCATAAAGATGTAGCAGAGCAATTTTATCCAATGCTGGAAAAGGCTTTTAAGGAAAATAATGTTTTAATTCGAGCCTGCAAAGAATCCCAAAAATATTTAAAAAATAGCGAAGTTGCTACCGAAGAAGACTATGCAACTGAGTATCTAGATTACATTATTACCGCAAAGGTAGTTAATGACCTTGATGAAGCGATGGATCATATTACCCAATACGGGACACACCATTCAGATGTGATTATTACTAAATCTTACGACCAAGCGAGGCGATTTCTGGCTGGAATCGATTCTGCAGCGGTGTATGTCAATGCCAGCACCCGTTTTACAGACGGGGAAATGTTTGGATTTGGAGCTGAAATTGGCATCAGTACACAAAAATTGCATGCTCGCGGACCGATGGGCCTAAATGAACTAACCACTTATAAGTATGTTATCTATGGGAACGGTCAGATACGGGGATAG
- a CDS encoding nicotinate-nucleotide adenylyltransferase → MDNEKLQRIGIMGGTFDPIHFGHLVLAETVRETMKLDKILFIPTGDPPHKKDQNVTSAKQRLEMVELAISDNPDFYCSNMEVDREGFSYTVDTLERLRETCGENCKLFFITGADAIIEILSWKNVERISNLCTFVAAARPGTGRKKLSDFLEDLPGYLQNKIHVTQVPALQISSTDIRKKVASGLTIRYLLPAAVEQYIKDNRLYIQGNHHE, encoded by the coding sequence ATGGACAATGAGAAGCTACAACGCATCGGCATTATGGGTGGAACGTTTGATCCAATACACTTTGGACACTTGGTGCTTGCTGAAACGGTGCGTGAAACGATGAAATTGGATAAAATCCTATTTATACCAACGGGAGATCCACCACACAAGAAAGACCAGAATGTTACGTCTGCTAAACAACGTCTTGAGATGGTTGAACTAGCGATTAGTGATAACCCAGACTTCTATTGTTCAAATATGGAAGTAGACCGAGAAGGTTTCAGCTATACGGTAGATACCTTGGAACGCTTACGTGAAACTTGTGGGGAAAACTGTAAGCTATTCTTTATAACAGGAGCAGATGCTATTATTGAAATCTTATCTTGGAAGAATGTGGAACGCATTTCTAATTTATGCACATTTGTTGCAGCGGCTAGGCCAGGTACCGGGAGAAAAAAACTGTCTGATTTTTTAGAAGATCTTCCTGGATATCTACAGAACAAGATACATGTAACCCAAGTACCAGCTCTTCAAATATCTTCAACTGATATTCGTAAAAAGGTGGCTTCCGGTTTAACGATACGCTACCTACTCCCTGCTGCGGTGGAACAATATATAAAGGATAATAGGTTATACATTCAAGGAAACCATCATGAATAA
- the yqeK gene encoding bis(5'-nucleosyl)-tetraphosphatase (symmetrical) YqeK produces the protein MNNLGKELDHMLQSKLSSARYKHTKGVATTSAKMAKLFGIDQEAAYLAGIYHDAMREESEDTLLAMAKRYLIEIGKMEKEYPVLLHGPVAAKSLENEYGVTDKNILEAITWHTTGTANMCDLSKIVYLADMIEPTRVYPGVEGLRELAYNDLEKAFYACVKHSILHVINQNKKMHENTVACWNDFIELGGPIGIKGKS, from the coding sequence ATGAATAATTTAGGCAAAGAACTAGACCATATGTTACAATCTAAACTTAGTTCTGCCCGCTATAAGCATACAAAAGGGGTAGCTACTACATCTGCCAAAATGGCTAAACTATTTGGAATTGATCAGGAGGCAGCTTATTTAGCTGGAATATATCATGATGCTATGCGGGAAGAAAGTGAAGATACGCTTCTTGCAATGGCAAAACGTTACCTAATTGAAATAGGAAAAATGGAAAAGGAATATCCTGTACTATTGCATGGTCCCGTTGCAGCGAAATCTTTGGAAAATGAATACGGTGTTACGGATAAAAATATATTGGAAGCCATTACTTGGCATACTACTGGTACGGCCAATATGTGTGATTTATCCAAGATTGTATATCTTGCAGATATGATCGAACCTACTAGAGTATATCCTGGGGTGGAAGGCCTGCGAGAATTAGCATATAATGATTTAGAAAAAGCCTTTTATGCTTGTGTGAAACATAGTATATTGCACGTCATCAATCAGAATAAGAAAATGCATGAGAATACGGTGGCTTGTTGGAATGATTTTATTGAATTAGGAGGACCCATTGGAATCAAAGGAAAAAGCTAA
- the rsfS gene encoding ribosome silencing factor, whose translation MESKEKAKKIASLLDNKLASNIVVLDMEGVSPLADYFILATGKSTRQNKALQGYVEEDMTKEGMEPLQIEGHTSGDWILLDYGDVIIHLFTEEQRSYYDLERLWKDAIKIELS comes from the coding sequence TTGGAATCAAAGGAAAAAGCTAAGAAAATTGCATCATTATTGGATAATAAGTTGGCATCAAATATTGTGGTGCTAGATATGGAAGGCGTTTCCCCATTGGCAGATTATTTTATCCTTGCAACTGGGAAGAGTACAAGACAGAATAAGGCATTACAAGGATACGTTGAAGAGGATATGACGAAAGAAGGTATGGAACCTTTACAAATTGAAGGCCATACTAGTGGAGATTGGATTTTACTTGATTATGGGGATGTAATTATACATCTATTTACAGAAGAGCAGCGCAGCTACTATGATCTAGAAAGATTATGGAAAGATGCAATTAAGATTGAATTGTCATAA